From Acidobacteriota bacterium, a single genomic window includes:
- a CDS encoding aminotransferase class V-fold PLP-dependent enzyme has product MNFKSKPSRRSFLSALAVTSGGLLAPSGMSFGKSRPSVSGHPVVPIKSGLGSTGDIWAEVGVTPLVNINGTLTVIGGSVIPAEAMELYRLGNEHCVSINDLEVAAGKWMAKLCKWPAGYTGLVTCGAAAGILVAYAGMMTEDLTPRIRQCPNVTGFPKTQVIIQKAHRNPFDHQIRQTGATLVDVETKEEMINAINPKTLAIHFLHINEDRGKVSGKEILEIAKAHGVYAFNDAAADVPPVERLWTMPQEGWDFVVFSGGKDIKGPQATGLLIGKEQLIHYAQMNMSPNEDTIGRPCKVGKEEIFAFLKALELFVNQDYNKTVAGYDRDAQLITRALKKFGVTALPRRYDPNGLGNVTPYYSWRIDPARVKITGQEVMEQLAATRPLAIGTLHAEAGGMSGHWPEGDIEHNAQEGNLMWNPEAQSITPAPTAWLNGGESPDGEHYRRNADPNVFGFAVWQLKEGEAEMIADRLAEIFTQAPKA; this is encoded by the coding sequence ATCAATTTCAAGTCAAAACCGAGCCGGCGTTCATTTCTATCCGCTCTTGCCGTCACCAGCGGAGGACTGCTGGCGCCCTCGGGAATGTCTTTCGGGAAATCCAGGCCGTCAGTAAGCGGCCATCCGGTTGTGCCCATCAAGAGCGGGCTCGGTTCCACCGGCGACATTTGGGCCGAGGTTGGCGTAACGCCCCTGGTCAACATCAACGGCACTCTTACCGTCATTGGCGGGTCGGTGATTCCTGCGGAGGCCATGGAGCTCTACCGGCTGGGCAATGAGCACTGCGTCAGCATCAATGACCTGGAAGTGGCCGCCGGCAAATGGATGGCGAAACTCTGCAAATGGCCCGCCGGTTACACTGGCCTGGTAACGTGCGGGGCAGCAGCGGGAATACTGGTGGCATACGCCGGCATGATGACGGAAGATTTGACGCCGCGCATCAGGCAGTGCCCCAACGTGACCGGGTTCCCAAAGACCCAGGTAATCATCCAGAAAGCCCATCGCAATCCGTTTGACCACCAGATCCGCCAGACGGGAGCGACGCTGGTTGATGTGGAAACGAAAGAGGAGATGATCAATGCCATCAATCCAAAAACATTGGCCATCCACTTCCTGCATATCAATGAAGATCGCGGAAAAGTGTCCGGAAAGGAAATCCTTGAAATTGCCAAGGCGCACGGCGTTTATGCGTTTAATGATGCCGCTGCCGACGTGCCGCCAGTCGAGCGGCTGTGGACCATGCCGCAGGAAGGCTGGGATTTTGTTGTTTTTAGCGGCGGCAAGGACATCAAGGGACCGCAGGCCACCGGACTGCTGATCGGCAAAGAGCAATTGATCCACTATGCCCAGATGAACATGAGCCCCAACGAGGACACTATCGGACGCCCTTGCAAAGTTGGCAAAGAGGAAATCTTCGCCTTCCTGAAGGCCCTGGAACTATTCGTCAACCAGGACTACAACAAAACGGTCGCGGGCTATGACCGTGACGCCCAGCTTATCACCAGGGCGCTCAAGAAGTTTGGAGTAACCGCGCTCCCGCGGCGTTATGACCCCAACGGCCTTGGCAATGTTACCCCGTACTACAGTTGGCGAATTGACCCGGCCAGGGTAAAGATCACGGGGCAAGAGGTGATGGAGCAGTTGGCTGCCACTCGACCGCTTGCCATCGGCACATTGCATGCCGAAGCAGGCGGCATGTCCGGACACTGGCCTGAGGGCGACATCGAGCATAATGCCCAGGAAGGCAACCTGATGTGGAACCCCGAGGCGCAGTCGATAACTCCAGCGCCAACCGCCTGGCTGAATGGCGGCGAATCCCCGGACGGCGAGCACTACCGGCGAAATGCCGACCCCAATGTTTTCGGCTTTGCGGTGTGGCAGCTCAAGGAGGGCGAGGCTGAAATGATCGCCGACCGCCTGGCGGAAATCTTCACTCAGGCCCCAAAAGCATAG
- a CDS encoding pyrrolo-quinoline quinone: protein MTSAAAQDVLTWHNDNARTGQNLNETILILQNVNPRTFGKLFVIHADGKVDAEPLYVKGIEIPGHGVRNVLYVATEHDSVYALDADTGSPFWHVRLLKPGETPSDNRSCGQVVPEIGITSTPAIDLHRGPHGTIYVVAMSKDQQGRYFQRLHALDLQNGSEEFGGPVDIHATFPGKGDISHEGTDVFDPKQYEERAALLLANGVVYTSWASHCDIDPYNGWVIGYNAETLKQEGALDFTPNGEKGSVWQSGAGPAADPQGYIYLLAANGSFDTTLNARGFPSRGDFGNSFLKISAQGGRLSVADYFTMYNVEAENDNDDDLGSGGPLVLPPMKDASGKTWNLVAGAGKDLSIYIANRDDMGKFNPRGNQSIYQEVPHAIKHAFARPIPAYFDGRLYYASTDGALYEYRFQNARLIAKPTSETSLNFNYPGASPSISANGPRNGIVWATENKEPAVLHAFDASNLARELYNSNTAPSGRDHFGSGNKFITPMIANGKVYVGTTDGVGVFGLLKERRQ, encoded by the coding sequence GTGACGTCTGCGGCGGCGCAGGATGTTCTGACCTGGCATAACGACAATGCGCGGACCGGGCAGAATTTGAATGAAACAATCCTGATCTTGCAAAACGTCAACCCGCGGACATTCGGAAAGTTGTTTGTGATTCATGCCGACGGAAAGGTGGATGCCGAACCGCTCTACGTTAAGGGAATCGAAATCCCCGGACACGGGGTGCGCAATGTGCTCTACGTGGCCACAGAGCATGACAGCGTTTACGCATTGGACGCTGATACAGGGAGCCCGTTCTGGCATGTCCGCCTGCTCAAGCCGGGAGAAACGCCGTCTGACAATCGCAGTTGCGGACAGGTGGTTCCGGAGATCGGGATCACCTCGACGCCGGCCATTGACCTGCACCGCGGCCCGCACGGAACCATCTATGTGGTGGCGATGAGCAAGGACCAGCAGGGGCGTTACTTCCAGAGGCTCCATGCGCTCGATCTCCAGAATGGAAGCGAGGAATTCGGCGGCCCAGTGGATATTCATGCGACGTTTCCGGGAAAGGGTGACATCAGCCATGAGGGCACGGACGTTTTCGATCCGAAACAATATGAAGAGCGGGCGGCCCTGCTGCTGGCGAATGGAGTGGTCTATACGAGCTGGGCGTCGCACTGTGATATCGATCCATATAACGGATGGGTGATTGGTTACAACGCCGAAACGCTGAAACAGGAGGGCGCGCTCGATTTTACTCCGAACGGCGAAAAGGGCTCGGTGTGGCAGAGCGGCGCAGGGCCTGCAGCCGACCCGCAGGGTTACATTTACCTCCTTGCGGCCAATGGAAGTTTTGATACGACCCTCAACGCCAGGGGATTTCCGTCGCGCGGCGACTTTGGCAACTCCTTTCTAAAGATTTCCGCGCAGGGCGGCAGGCTTTCCGTGGCGGATTACTTCACCATGTATAACGTCGAGGCGGAGAACGATAACGATGATGACCTTGGTTCGGGCGGGCCGCTGGTGCTGCCTCCCATGAAGGATGCTTCCGGGAAAACCTGGAACCTTGTGGCCGGAGCGGGGAAGGACCTGAGCATTTATATCGCGAACCGGGATGACATGGGGAAATTTAATCCCAGAGGGAACCAGAGCATCTATCAGGAAGTGCCTCACGCGATCAAGCATGCCTTTGCACGTCCCATTCCGGCGTATTTTGACGGCCGCCTTTATTACGCGTCGACGGATGGCGCGCTTTATGAATATCGCTTTCAAAATGCCCGGCTGATCGCTAAACCCACCTCTGAAACAAGCTTGAACTTTAACTACCCCGGAGCAAGCCCCAGCATCTCGGCGAATGGACCACGGAACGGCATCGTCTGGGCAACTGAGAATAAAGAGCCGGCAGTGCTGCATGCGTTCGATGCAAGTAACCTGGCACGCGAATTGTACAACAGCAACACCGCGCCATCGGGAAGAGACCACTTTGGCTCTGGAAATAAGTTCATTACTCCCATGATTGCCAATGGCAAAGTCTACGTGGGAACTACCGACGGCGTGGGAGTTTTTGGCCTGCTGAAAGAACGTCGGCAGTGA
- a CDS encoding XRE family transcriptional regulator → MPTSRMEIQTQVSVGVVDGVTNCHIRRQIRKLRRSKGWTEHDLEQAAGISANSLGGLEAGIRHINVDTLRKIIEALESDITDVWPAPDGAGNMHSTPPPGQAGDPLNFDRLTEIHSLTGAEASCMFASEDYRDLSHPAGEPAPKPALRTLCAINLYDDEREQLCREVLQGTVTANWATYRYSENGRSLYLCLKNARLEFWAEGFVERCLAAWLSAPAF, encoded by the coding sequence ATGCCAACTTCACGCATGGAGATTCAGACACAGGTATCGGTTGGGGTGGTAGATGGTGTAACCAACTGCCATATCAGGAGGCAAATCCGGAAGCTTCGGCGCTCCAAGGGGTGGACAGAACACGACCTTGAGCAAGCCGCGGGAATATCCGCTAATTCGCTGGGTGGGCTGGAAGCGGGAATTCGGCATATTAACGTGGATACCCTGCGAAAGATCATCGAAGCTCTTGAATCGGACATCACGGATGTGTGGCCGGCGCCCGATGGGGCAGGAAACATGCACAGCACGCCTCCGCCCGGGCAGGCAGGCGATCCGCTTAATTTCGACCGGCTGACGGAGATACACTCCCTCACCGGAGCGGAAGCATCCTGCATGTTCGCGAGCGAGGACTATCGCGATCTCTCGCATCCAGCCGGAGAACCGGCGCCAAAGCCTGCGCTTCGGACCCTTTGCGCCATCAATCTGTACGACGACGAAAGGGAGCAGCTATGCCGCGAGGTCCTCCAGGGGACGGTCACGGCTAACTGGGCCACTTATCGTTACTCTGAGAACGGTCGCAGCTTGTATCTCTGTCTCAAGAATGCCCGTCTTGAGTTCTGGGCCGAGGGCTTTGTCGAGCGCTGCCTTGCCGCCTGGCTTTCTGCTCCTGCGTTCTGA